CAGCGTCGCCGCCTCGTTCCTCGGCAACCTGCAGGCCGGCCAGAATTATTACACGTTCATCTGCCCGCCCGCGTTCGACCTCTCGGGCGCGGCCGGGCAGAACAACGCCATCGTCCTGGCCTGGTCCGCGGGCGAATCCCCCATCAAACCGCTCAACCAGTTTGCGACGCGCCGGAAGACCGTGAACACGCTCTGGCGGGAAACGCTCCCGCTGCCTTCAACCCATTGACGCCATGCCCACCGAGACCGCCACCACCATCGCCGCCGCGCCGCCGGTGGCCGCCGTCCAGACCTTCGGCCTCAGCCGCATGTATGGCGCGCTCGCCGCGCTCAGCAATCTCGACCTCACCGTCAACAAGGGCGATTTGTTCGGCTTCATCGGCTCGAACGGCGCCGGCAAGACCACGACGCTCCGCATCCTCGCCACCTTTCTCACCCCCACGGCGGGCCGCGCCCTGATCTTCGGCAAGGACGTCGTGGCGGACGCCGACGCCGTCCGCCACATCATCGGTTACATGCCGGACTTTTTCGGCGTTTACAAGGACATGGAGGTGACCGAATACCTCGATTTCTTCGGCGCCTGCTACAAAATCCCCTCCGCCAAACGCGAACGCACCGTGCTGGACGTGCTGGAACTCGTGGGCCTCAGCGAAAAGAAGGGCGCACTCATCGGCGCCTTGAGCCGCGGCATGCAGCAGCGCCTCGGCCTCGCCCGCGTGCTCATCCACGACCCGCAATTGCTGCTGCTGGACGAACCCGCCTCCGGCCTCGATCCGCGCGCGCGCATCGAAATGATGGCCATCCTGCAGGAGCTGCAGCGCATGGGCAAAACCATCATCATCTCGTCCCATATCCTCAGCGAGCTGCAAACGCTCTGCAATCGCGTGTGCATCATCGAAAAGGGCCGGCTCATCTACAGCGGCCCGGTCCAGGGCGTGCGCGACCAGATGCAGCAAAACCGCGTCGTCTGGGCGCGCGTTGCCTCCGACCAGGACCAGGCCGTGGAGTTGCTCAAGGCGCGCCCGGAAATCACGGAGGTGGCCACCGTGGACGGCGAAATCAAAATCACCCTGGCCAGCCTCGACACCGACCACAGCATCGTCGCCAGCACGCTCGTGCTCGGCGGCGCCAGGCTGATTGAACTGCGCGAGGACGAAATCGGCCTCGAAGAAGTCTTCATGCGCGTCACCAAGG
The window above is part of the Verrucomicrobiia bacterium genome. Proteins encoded here:
- a CDS encoding ABC transporter ATP-binding protein; amino-acid sequence: MPTETATTIAAAPPVAAVQTFGLSRMYGALAALSNLDLTVNKGDLFGFIGSNGAGKTTTLRILATFLTPTAGRALIFGKDVVADADAVRHIIGYMPDFFGVYKDMEVTEYLDFFGACYKIPSAKRERTVLDVLELVGLSEKKGALIGALSRGMQQRLGLARVLIHDPQLLLLDEPASGLDPRARIEMMAILQELQRMGKTIIISSHILSELQTLCNRVCIIEKGRLIYSGPVQGVRDQMQQNRVVWARVASDQDQAVELLKARPEITEVATVDGEIKITLASLDTDHSIVASTLVLGGARLIELREDEIGLEEVFMRVTKGETQ